From a single Bacillus pseudomycoides DSM 12442 genomic region:
- a CDS encoding formate/nitrite transporter family protein, which yields MSFHKPEQIAELVIESGVQKVRQSLSAMLILGFLGGAFISLGFLLNIRVLGNVPQQWGSLVNFIGGAVFPIGLMLVVLAGGELITGNMMSLSMALYARKISLKNVLNNWVWITLTNFVGALFVAYCFGHLGGLTEGAYLNKTIAIAQDKLHESFGRTLILAIGCNWLVCLAIWLAYGTNDLIGKIVGIWIPIMAFVVIGFQQVVANMFVISAVIFAGHLTWMDLAKNFVPVFIGNVIGGAGFVGFAYFSCYQKQSATEKDVLRK from the coding sequence ATGTCATTTCATAAACCGGAACAAATCGCTGAGCTTGTGATTGAATCCGGTGTTCAAAAGGTAAGGCAATCGCTATCCGCAATGCTTATTCTTGGATTTTTAGGAGGAGCATTCATTTCGTTAGGATTTTTGCTTAATATTCGCGTTCTAGGCAATGTACCTCAGCAATGGGGAAGTTTAGTAAATTTTATAGGAGGAGCGGTTTTTCCTATAGGTCTTATGCTCGTAGTCTTAGCAGGAGGAGAATTAATTACGGGAAACATGATGTCACTGTCCATGGCACTTTATGCACGAAAAATTTCATTGAAAAATGTGTTGAATAACTGGGTTTGGATAACTTTAACTAACTTTGTCGGTGCACTTTTCGTAGCTTATTGTTTCGGCCACCTTGGCGGGCTAACAGAGGGGGCGTATTTAAATAAAACGATCGCGATAGCTCAAGATAAGTTACATGAATCGTTTGGGAGAACGTTAATTTTAGCAATTGGTTGTAACTGGCTCGTTTGCCTTGCGATTTGGTTAGCTTATGGAACGAACGATTTGATTGGAAAGATTGTTGGAATTTGGATTCCGATTATGGCCTTTGTAGTAATTGGATTTCAGCAAGTAGTAGCAAATATGTTTGTTATTTCAGCAGTTATTTTTGCTGGTCATCTTACGTGGATGGATCTTGCTAAAAACTTTGTTCCTGTCTTTATCGGAAATGTAATTGGTGGAGCTGGATTTGTTGGGTTTGCTTATTTTTCTTGTTATCAGAAACAAAGTGCTACAGAGAAAGATGTATTGAGAAAATGA
- a CDS encoding molybdopterin-synthase adenylyltransferase MoeB: protein MIERYSRQQLFTPIGSKGQEKIRNKHVLIVGAGALGSASAEAFVRAGIGKLTIIDRDYVEWSNLQRQQLYVEQDAIEKLPKAIAAQNRLKQINSEVQINAFVMDARIEDMEALLGDVDIIIDATDNFDIRFVINDLSQKYDIPWIYGSCVGGYGMSYTIIPKKTPCLHCVLKSVPVTGATCDTVGIISPAVQIVAAYQVTEAFKILVEDFAAIRKTFLMFDIWSNQHHSIKLGKIKADNCPSCGPHRTYPYLSYENQTKTVVLCGRNTIQIRPMHNSCYNFDQLEKQLKKHGKVDRNPYLLSCQLEDYRVVIFQDGRVFIHGTNEIQKAKQIYYRLLG, encoded by the coding sequence ATGATAGAGCGGTATTCACGTCAACAGTTGTTCACTCCTATTGGAAGTAAAGGACAAGAGAAGATTAGAAATAAGCATGTGTTGATTGTGGGGGCAGGTGCATTAGGAAGTGCAAGTGCAGAGGCATTTGTACGTGCAGGTATTGGAAAATTAACGATTATTGATCGTGATTATGTAGAATGGAGTAATTTACAGCGGCAACAGCTTTATGTTGAACAAGATGCGATAGAAAAATTACCAAAAGCAATTGCAGCTCAAAATCGGTTGAAACAAATCAATTCAGAGGTACAGATTAATGCTTTCGTGATGGATGCAAGAATAGAAGATATGGAAGCTTTGTTAGGCGATGTCGATATAATCATTGATGCAACAGATAATTTTGATATTCGATTTGTGATAAATGATCTATCACAAAAATATGATATTCCGTGGATTTATGGTTCTTGTGTCGGGGGGTATGGCATGAGCTATACGATTATTCCAAAGAAAACACCGTGCTTACATTGTGTACTTAAAAGTGTTCCAGTTACAGGAGCGACGTGTGACACAGTTGGAATTATTAGTCCCGCTGTCCAAATAGTGGCAGCATATCAAGTGACAGAAGCATTTAAAATTTTAGTGGAAGATTTCGCAGCAATTAGAAAAACTTTTTTAATGTTTGATATATGGAGTAATCAACATCATTCTATCAAACTAGGAAAAATAAAAGCGGACAATTGTCCTTCGTGCGGACCGCATAGAACTTATCCTTATTTATCTTATGAAAATCAAACAAAGACAGTTGTTTTATGCGGAAGAAATACGATTCAAATTAGACCGATGCATAATAGTTGTTACAACTTTGACCAGTTAGAAAAACAACTAAAAAAACACGGGAAAGTAGATCGAAACCCGTATTTGTTATCTTGCCAACTAGAGGATTATCGTGTGGTCATTTTTCAAGATGGTCGTGTATTTATTCACGGGACAAATGAAATTCAAAAAGCGAAACAAATATACTATCGTTTATTAGGATAA
- the glp gene encoding gephyrin-like molybdotransferase Glp: MEKRIPIAFGEAVHKVMEFANRGLKELLPLELAYGRTLAEDLIADHDVPSFNRSPYDGFAIRAEDTAWASYENPILFEVIGEIGAGSIFPQEVGQFQAVRIMTGAQIPKGCNAVVMLELTRQYEDVGKAYMEVKRSFKKGENISFQGEDTRKGTILAKRGSYINPGISALLATFGYSEVPVAKKPVVGVLATGSELLDVNELLQPGKIRNSNTYMILSQIRRAGGRVKYFGKFSDDFDTCHAAVKEALSQVDMLITTGGVSVGDYDYLPAIYEKLGASVLFNKVAMRPGSVTTVAQLNKKLLFGLSGNPSACYVGFELFVRPSIRTYMFSEKPHLKKEKALLGEDFLKPNPFTRFVRAKLKYNEGQVIAYPSGFDKSSAVSSLAESNAFIVLPGGTRGYKKGMFVEVLLLEDNQGSEWPWINIIPSYKVKL, translated from the coding sequence ATGGAAAAAAGAATACCGATTGCATTTGGAGAGGCCGTCCATAAAGTAATGGAATTTGCCAATCGTGGTTTAAAAGAACTACTGCCACTTGAACTAGCTTATGGGCGTACATTAGCAGAGGATTTAATAGCTGATCATGATGTTCCTTCCTTCAATCGCTCACCATATGATGGATTTGCTATTAGGGCAGAAGATACTGCCTGGGCAAGTTATGAGAATCCAATTTTGTTCGAAGTAATTGGCGAAATTGGGGCAGGTTCCATATTTCCTCAAGAGGTAGGTCAATTTCAAGCAGTTCGAATCATGACGGGGGCACAAATTCCAAAAGGATGTAATGCAGTTGTGATGCTGGAACTGACCCGTCAATATGAGGATGTCGGTAAAGCCTATATGGAAGTGAAACGCTCATTCAAAAAAGGAGAAAATATTTCCTTTCAAGGTGAAGATACACGTAAAGGGACAATTCTTGCGAAGAGAGGTTCTTACATTAATCCAGGTATTTCAGCTCTCCTTGCTACATTTGGTTACAGCGAAGTGCCAGTTGCAAAAAAGCCTGTAGTTGGAGTATTGGCGACTGGGAGTGAGCTTCTTGATGTAAATGAATTACTACAACCTGGGAAAATTCGAAATAGTAATACGTACATGATATTGTCCCAAATTCGAAGAGCAGGGGGAAGAGTGAAATACTTTGGTAAGTTTAGTGACGATTTTGATACGTGCCACGCAGCCGTAAAAGAAGCGTTAAGTCAAGTGGATATGTTAATCACAACAGGTGGTGTTTCGGTAGGGGATTATGATTATTTGCCAGCTATATACGAAAAATTAGGGGCATCGGTTCTTTTTAACAAAGTTGCAATGCGGCCAGGTAGCGTCACGACCGTAGCACAATTAAATAAAAAACTATTATTTGGGTTATCAGGTAATCCTTCTGCTTGTTATGTAGGCTTTGAGTTATTCGTAAGACCTAGCATTCGTACCTATATGTTTAGTGAAAAGCCACATTTAAAAAAAGAAAAAGCATTACTAGGAGAAGATTTTTTAAAACCTAATCCATTTACAAGGTTTGTACGAGCAAAGCTCAAATATAACGAAGGACAAGTAATCGCCTATCCATCAGGGTTTGATAAGTCTAGTGCGGTTTCTTCATTAGCTGAATCAAATGCTTTTATCGTACTCCCAGGCGGTACAAGAGGATATAAGAAAGGGATGTTCGTAGAGGTTCTCTTATTAGAAGATAATCAAGGCAGTGAATGGCCTTGGATCAATATTATTCCATCCTATAAAGTGAAACTTTAA
- a CDS encoding molybdenum cofactor biosynthesis protein MoaE: protein MGQVLFEIVETPILVEEVTNKVARREAGAITTFIGTVRELTKGKRTLHLEYEAYKPMAIKMLTQIGEEIKKSWPGAKIAIIHRVGRLEIMDIAVVIAVSSPHRKVAYEANEYAIERIKQIVPIWKKEFWEDGTKWIGDQLENTPYPEGEPKKEE from the coding sequence ATGGGACAAGTATTATTTGAAATTGTAGAAACTCCTATTTTAGTCGAAGAAGTAACGAATAAGGTAGCAAGAAGAGAAGCAGGTGCCATTACAACATTTATTGGAACAGTAAGAGAATTGACAAAGGGAAAAAGAACTTTGCATTTAGAGTATGAAGCGTATAAACCAATGGCAATAAAAATGCTTACTCAAATTGGTGAAGAAATTAAGAAGAGTTGGCCGGGTGCAAAGATAGCAATTATACATCGAGTGGGACGACTAGAAATAATGGATATTGCAGTTGTAATTGCAGTGTCGTCGCCGCATCGTAAAGTTGCCTACGAAGCGAATGAATACGCAATTGAACGCATAAAACAAATCGTCCCAATTTGGAAAAAAGAATTTTGGGAAGATGGAACAAAGTGGATTGGAGATCAGCTTGAAAATACGCCGTACCCGGAAGGGGAACCAAAGAAGGAAGAGTGA
- the moaD gene encoding molybdopterin converting factor subunit 1, with the protein MITILLFANLREEVGSDQLVIIEKQKISVHQLKEWLKDSYHLQSLDRVMVAINEEFVTDEHIVKSGDNVAFMPPVSGG; encoded by the coding sequence ATGATTACAATTTTACTGTTCGCAAATTTGCGAGAGGAAGTCGGCTCAGACCAATTAGTAATAATAGAAAAACAAAAGATTAGTGTTCATCAATTAAAAGAATGGCTTAAAGATAGTTATCATTTACAATCGTTGGATAGAGTCATGGTGGCTATCAACGAAGAATTTGTAACTGACGAACATATTGTAAAATCCGGAGATAACGTTGCGTTTATGCCACCTGTAAGTGGAGGATAA
- a CDS encoding P-loop NTPase, which yields MLTHEQIMKVLSHVQDPELHKSIVELNMVRNIQIDGTHIYLEVILTIQGCPLKAKIQQDIEDSLRNIGASKVSLTFGSMTPEERAALTETLKKNSRTETGMPSILRSDSGVRFIAVTSGKGGVGKSTVTINLATALARMGKKVGILDADIYGFSIPAMMEANQKPIMIDQTAIPVVSHDVKIMSMGFFTEGNNPVMWRGPMLNKWIQNFIANTHWGELDYLLLDLPPGTGDVAIDVAAMIPHAKEIIVTTPHSVASFVASRVGVMAKHTKHDILGIVENMAYYEEQDGSRNYLFGKGGGEMLAEQLQTEVMAQIPFAKPEENKGSSVYDEDSLVGEMFTSLAQDLIYKWKLNINIVKERNF from the coding sequence ATGCTTACTCATGAACAAATTATGAAAGTTCTAAGCCATGTTCAGGATCCAGAGTTGCACAAAAGTATCGTGGAATTAAACATGGTAAGAAATATTCAAATTGACGGCACACATATTTACCTTGAAGTTATTTTAACGATTCAAGGTTGTCCATTAAAGGCAAAAATTCAACAAGATATTGAAGACTCTCTTCGGAACATTGGAGCCTCTAAGGTGTCTTTGACTTTCGGCTCCATGACACCGGAAGAGCGGGCTGCATTAACAGAAACTTTAAAGAAAAATTCTAGAACGGAAACCGGCATGCCTAGTATATTGCGATCAGATTCAGGTGTACGTTTTATTGCTGTGACAAGTGGAAAAGGTGGAGTCGGAAAATCAACTGTGACGATTAACCTTGCTACTGCTTTAGCCCGTATGGGGAAAAAGGTTGGGATTTTAGATGCAGATATATATGGATTCAGTATCCCTGCTATGATGGAAGCTAATCAAAAGCCAATAATGATAGATCAGACAGCGATTCCGGTCGTTAGCCACGACGTTAAAATTATGTCAATGGGATTTTTTACAGAGGGTAATAACCCAGTTATGTGGCGAGGGCCAATGTTAAACAAATGGATTCAAAATTTCATTGCCAATACTCATTGGGGAGAATTAGATTATCTTCTTCTTGATTTGCCTCCTGGCACAGGAGATGTCGCGATTGATGTGGCTGCGATGATTCCTCATGCGAAGGAAATTATAGTTACGACTCCTCATAGTGTAGCTTCGTTTGTTGCTTCCAGAGTAGGGGTAATGGCAAAGCATACAAAACACGATATTTTAGGTATCGTTGAGAATATGGCATATTATGAGGAACAAGATGGTTCAAGGAATTATCTCTTTGGGAAGGGTGGCGGCGAAATGTTAGCAGAACAACTGCAAACAGAAGTGATGGCACAAATACCTTTTGCAAAGCCTGAAGAAAATAAAGGTTCGTCCGTATATGACGAAGATTCGCTTGTTGGAGAGATGTTTACATCTTTAGCTCAAGATCTTATCTACAAATGGAAATTAAATATCAACATAGTAAAAGAACGGAACTTTTAA
- a CDS encoding ArsR/SmtB family transcription factor — protein MGNEMQQFKADFFKALSHPLRIGILELLSEGEKSVNEMQTILNKEGSAVSQQLSVLRSKNIVVGTKDGKRVLYSLRDPMIVDLLVVAKKIFNNHLIDTISMLEELDETEREVMSKED, from the coding sequence ATGGGAAACGAAATGCAACAATTTAAAGCTGATTTTTTTAAAGCCTTATCACATCCTTTGCGAATAGGTATTCTTGAATTATTATCAGAGGGCGAAAAAAGCGTAAATGAAATGCAAACGATTCTTAATAAAGAAGGTTCAGCTGTTTCTCAACAACTTAGTGTACTACGCTCAAAGAACATTGTTGTTGGTACGAAAGATGGAAAACGAGTTTTATATTCCTTGCGAGATCCTATGATTGTGGATTTACTGGTAGTTGCTAAGAAAATTTTTAACAACCATTTAATCGATACAATTTCAATGTTAGAAGAGTTGGATGAAACAGAACGTGAAGTGATGAGTAAGGAGGATTAG
- a CDS encoding SulP family inorganic anion transporter codes for MKGLFTGRFEGYSLGHFQKDLLSGMIVGVVAIPLAMSFAIASGVKPEYGIYTTCIAGILISLFGGSKYQIGGPTGAFVPILLGIVITYGYEDLLLAGLLAGIILCLMGIFKLGSLIKFIPRPVTIGFTSGIAVIIFTGQISSFLGLTGIKKHEEFIANLKEIFTHIDTTNFYSVLTALICLFTILITPKIFPKVPGSLVGIIVSTVIAIIFFSGHIPTIGTAYGTIPNTLPHFGIPEVTLERIQQLIGPAFVIAMLGGIESLLSAVVADGMTNSKHNSNKELFGQGIANIVTPLFGGIPATGAIARTATNIKSGAISPMSGVIHGGFVLFTLLLLAPYASHIPLASMAPILMVVAWNMSEQKHFVHILKMKTGDSLVLLVTFLLTVFTSLTTAVEIGLILAIILFTKRMSNMLVISKVLPDHTKKNEKLLPHVVSKAHDCPQISIYTIEGPLFFGAAQTFEQNILATIHYKPKVLILRMGKVPFIDTTGESYFGNIVQHFKKQGGVLLISGVQSELKTTLDKNGLYAEIGEENFFDHTGEAINYALEHLNTKKCIECKHFAFRECTGLSQQSQEGNTINNKANALDF; via the coding sequence ATGAAAGGGTTATTTACAGGAAGATTTGAAGGATATTCATTGGGACATTTTCAAAAGGATCTTCTTTCTGGAATGATTGTAGGAGTTGTCGCGATTCCACTTGCAATGTCTTTTGCTATAGCCTCTGGTGTTAAGCCGGAGTATGGGATTTATACAACATGTATTGCCGGGATACTCATTTCGCTATTTGGTGGTTCAAAGTATCAAATAGGAGGACCTACAGGTGCTTTTGTTCCTATTCTTTTAGGGATTGTTATTACCTATGGGTATGAAGATTTACTACTTGCTGGTTTATTAGCTGGAATTATCTTATGTCTTATGGGGATTTTTAAGCTAGGATCTTTAATTAAGTTTATTCCGCGTCCTGTAACAATTGGCTTTACGTCAGGTATTGCCGTCATTATCTTTACAGGACAAATTTCCAGTTTCTTAGGTTTAACGGGTATCAAAAAACATGAAGAATTTATAGCGAACTTAAAAGAAATCTTTACTCATATTGATACTACTAATTTTTACAGTGTTTTAACTGCCTTGATTTGTTTGTTCACTATACTTATAACACCAAAAATTTTTCCAAAAGTACCAGGTTCATTAGTAGGGATTATAGTTTCAACTGTAATTGCAATTATATTTTTCTCAGGGCATATACCTACTATTGGCACAGCATATGGTACGATTCCAAATACACTTCCTCATTTTGGTATACCAGAAGTTACATTAGAACGGATACAACAGTTAATTGGTCCAGCATTTGTTATTGCAATGCTGGGTGGTATTGAATCCCTTTTATCTGCTGTCGTAGCAGATGGTATGACAAATAGTAAACACAACAGTAATAAAGAACTGTTTGGTCAGGGTATTGCTAATATTGTTACACCATTATTTGGAGGGATTCCTGCAACTGGAGCGATTGCTCGCACAGCAACCAATATCAAAAGTGGAGCCATATCTCCGATGTCAGGTGTGATTCATGGGGGATTTGTGTTATTTACGCTTCTATTGTTAGCTCCATATGCTTCGCATATTCCTCTTGCTAGTATGGCTCCCATTTTAATGGTAGTAGCTTGGAATATGAGTGAGCAAAAACACTTTGTTCACATACTGAAAATGAAGACAGGGGATTCCCTTGTATTACTTGTAACTTTTTTACTCACTGTATTTACTAGTTTGACAACTGCTGTGGAAATCGGTCTTATTTTAGCTATTATTTTGTTTACAAAACGTATGAGCAATATGCTCGTTATATCTAAAGTGCTTCCTGATCACACAAAAAAGAACGAAAAATTGTTACCACATGTGGTAAGTAAAGCTCATGATTGTCCGCAAATTAGTATTTATACAATAGAAGGTCCGTTATTTTTTGGTGCTGCTCAGACGTTTGAACAAAACATTTTAGCAACCATTCATTATAAACCTAAAGTTTTAATTTTACGTATGGGAAAAGTTCCTTTTATTGATACAACAGGAGAATCATACTTTGGGAATATTGTCCAGCATTTTAAAAAACAAGGTGGCGTACTTCTCATTTCGGGAGTTCAATCAGAGTTAAAAACAACTCTAGACAAGAATGGATTATACGCTGAGATTGGAGAAGAAAACTTTTTTGATCATACAGGAGAAGCGATTAACTACGCTCTAGAGCATTTAAATACGAAAAAATGTATAGAGTGTAAGCATTTCGCTTTTCGTGAATGTACCGGGCTTTCTCAGCAATCCCAGGAAGGGAATACAATAAATAATAAGGCTAATGCACTAGATTTTTAA
- the dltC gene encoding D-alanine--poly(phosphoribitol) ligase subunit DltC, translating into MSEFQDQVLNILEEVCENDIVKDNPDVQLFEEGILDSFGTVSLLVEFQERLNIEVSISDFDRDEWATPNMIIKKLKEIR; encoded by the coding sequence ATGTCTGAATTTCAAGATCAAGTATTAAACATTTTAGAAGAAGTATGTGAAAATGATATCGTAAAAGATAACCCAGATGTGCAATTATTTGAAGAAGGGATTTTAGATTCTTTTGGTACGGTATCTTTATTAGTAGAATTTCAAGAACGTTTAAACATTGAAGTGTCTATCTCTGATTTTGATCGCGATGAATGGGCGACACCAAACATGATTATTAAGAAATTGAAAGAAATTCGATAA
- a CDS encoding zinc ribbon domain-containing protein YjdM has translation MSNLPNCPKCNSEYTYEDGNLFVCPECAHEWTLESETENSEDTKVIKDANGNVLNDGDSVTVIKDLKVKGTSSVIKIGTKVKSIRLVDADHDIDCKIDGFGAMKLKSEFVKKI, from the coding sequence ATGTCTAATTTACCAAATTGTCCTAAATGTAATTCGGAATACACTTATGAAGATGGGAATCTTTTCGTATGCCCAGAATGTGCTCATGAGTGGACTTTAGAATCAGAAACTGAAAATAGTGAAGATACAAAGGTAATCAAAGATGCAAATGGAAATGTACTAAACGATGGTGATTCTGTAACAGTCATCAAAGATCTTAAAGTAAAAGGAACTTCATCAGTTATAAAAATCGGTACAAAAGTAAAGAGTATCCGCTTAGTTGATGCAGATCATGATATTGATTGTAAAATTGATGGTTTTGGAGCAATGAAATTAAAATCTGAATTTGTTAAAAAGATATAA
- the brnQ gene encoding branched-chain amino acid transport system II carrier protein: protein MTNKVPFSFIVVIGLMLFALFFGAGNLIFPAMLGQSAGTNVWSANAGFLVTGVGLPLLGVLAFGISGKEDLQSLASRVHPVFGVVFTTVLYLAIGPLFAIPRTGNVSFEIGVKPFVPESLGSMPLIIFTIIFFSITCFFSLNPAKIVDIVGKILTPIKLTFIGILVIVAFIHPIGDMQAPVENYTSHAFFKGFQEGYLTMDTLASFVFGIIIINAIKEKGAKTKKQIMVVCAKATIIAATTLAIIYTALSYMGASSVAKLGHLDNGGAVLAKVSNYYFGSYGGILLGLMITVACLTTSVGLVSACSSFFHKLFPKVSYKKIAIMLSVFSAIVANVGLTQLIAISVPVLTAIYPLAIVLIFLTFLHPLFKGRSEVYQASLLVTFIISLFDGLGVAGVNIQVVNQLFTQILPMHEVGLGWIFPAIIGGLIGYGISYLRMKGEIHSNVARVNK, encoded by the coding sequence ATGACGAACAAAGTACCATTTTCGTTCATAGTAGTTATTGGATTAATGTTGTTTGCTCTCTTTTTTGGGGCAGGAAATTTAATTTTCCCTGCGATGCTTGGACAATCGGCAGGAACGAATGTTTGGTCAGCGAATGCAGGATTTTTAGTGACTGGAGTTGGACTACCGTTACTTGGTGTATTAGCATTTGGAATTTCAGGTAAAGAGGATTTACAATCGCTGGCAAGTCGTGTTCATCCTGTTTTCGGAGTTGTGTTTACAACAGTTTTGTATTTAGCAATTGGTCCTTTGTTTGCTATACCGAGAACGGGTAATGTTTCCTTTGAAATTGGTGTTAAACCTTTTGTACCAGAAAGTTTAGGTTCTATGCCTTTAATCATTTTTACAATTATATTCTTTAGCATTACATGTTTTTTTTCGCTCAATCCTGCGAAAATTGTCGATATTGTTGGGAAAATCTTGACGCCAATCAAATTAACGTTCATTGGAATTTTAGTAATTGTTGCTTTTATTCACCCAATAGGGGATATGCAAGCACCTGTTGAAAATTATACATCTCACGCATTCTTTAAAGGTTTTCAAGAAGGATACTTAACAATGGACACGCTTGCATCTTTCGTATTTGGCATTATTATCATTAATGCTATTAAAGAAAAAGGTGCGAAGACGAAAAAACAAATTATGGTTGTTTGTGCAAAAGCAACAATTATTGCAGCAACGACATTAGCGATTATTTATACAGCGCTTTCTTATATGGGAGCTTCAAGCGTAGCGAAGCTTGGACATTTAGATAATGGAGGAGCAGTGTTAGCGAAGGTTTCAAATTACTACTTTGGTTCATATGGCGGAATACTGTTAGGATTAATGATTACAGTAGCTTGTTTAACGACTAGTGTAGGGCTTGTCTCAGCATGTTCTTCATTTTTCCATAAATTATTTCCAAAGGTATCTTACAAAAAAATCGCGATTATGTTATCTGTGTTTAGTGCAATTGTTGCGAATGTAGGATTAACACAATTAATTGCTATTTCTGTTCCTGTATTAACAGCTATATATCCATTAGCAATTGTATTAATCTTCTTAACGTTTTTACATCCATTATTTAAAGGGAGATCAGAAGTTTATCAAGCAAGCTTACTTGTAACATTTATTATAAGTTTATTTGATGGACTTGGTGTAGCTGGAGTAAATATTCAAGTAGTTAATCAGCTGTTCACTCAAATTCTTCCGATGCATGAAGTAGGGCTCGGATGGATTTTCCCAGCTATTATTGGTGGACTTATTGGATATGGGATTAGTTATTTACGAATGAAAGGTGAAATTCATTCTAACGTAGCGAGAGTAAATAAGTAG
- a CDS encoding VOC family protein: MNKKIDHIGIAVRDIDSSIRFYEKVLSGTLIDRYISEAIGVESEVAILEVNGDRIELLAPTNNTTSPIARFIKQKGKGVHHIAYRVDNLDQALEELKQQGIRTLEHTLRINKHGRRLIYLNPADTEGTIIEYCDYPEEQ, encoded by the coding sequence ATGAATAAAAAAATTGATCATATTGGTATTGCTGTTCGTGATATAGATAGTAGTATACGTTTTTATGAAAAAGTCTTATCAGGAACATTAATAGATCGTTACATAAGTGAAGCGATAGGTGTTGAGAGTGAAGTGGCTATTCTTGAAGTGAACGGAGATAGAATTGAGTTACTTGCGCCGACGAATAATACAACTTCGCCAATTGCTAGGTTTATAAAGCAAAAAGGAAAAGGTGTACATCACATTGCTTATCGTGTAGATAATTTGGATCAAGCTTTAGAAGAATTAAAACAACAAGGAATTCGAACGTTGGAGCATACACTCCGTATAAACAAGCATGGTAGAAGATTAATTTACCTCAATCCAGCAGATACGGAGGGGACAATTATCGAATATTGTGATTACCCAGAGGAACAATAA